The proteins below are encoded in one region of Colletotrichum lupini chromosome 5, complete sequence:
- a CDS encoding alpha-amylase, translating to MFQAFEWNIPADQQHWKRLKEAVPKLKAIGVDNIWLPPGCKAQSAEGNGYDIYDLYDLGEFDQKGGKSTKWGPKEDLIELCKAAKENGIGVYWDAVLNHKAGADKTERCRVVEVDENDRNKETSEPYEIEG from the coding sequence ATGTTCCAGGCTTTCGAATGGAATATTCCAGCAGATCAACAGCACTGGAAACGCCTGAAAGAGGCAGTACCGAAGCTCAAGGCCATCGGAGTCGACAACATTTGGCTTCCGCCGGGTTGCAAAGCACAGTCAGCGGAGGGCAACGGATATGATATTTACGATCTTTACGATCTGGGCGAGTTCGACCAAAAAGGCGGCAAGTCGACGAAATGGGGACCAAAAGAGGACTTGATTGAGCTTTGCAAGGCGGCCAAAGAGAACGGAATCGGGGTCTACTGGGACGCAGTACTGAACCACAAGGCTGGAGCTGACAAGACGGAGCGGTGCCGCGTTGTCGAGGTTGACGAGAACGATCGCAACAAAGAGACATCCGAGCCCTACGAGATCGAAGGATAG